The Sulfurimonas aquatica genomic sequence ATGAAACTAGCTACCAACATACCCTCTCAGTAACGTTTATGGTTCTTGCCTTTTTAGTACTAGCTCCGATTTTAGCAAGAATATTATCTTATATTATCGAAAGATTTCATGGAAAAGATTTAGTGCCAGGCTATATTCCAACTATCATCATATCTCTTATATTACTCTTTTCATACTTTTCACATTTAGTGGGAGCCCCTGCTATCTTAGGTTCATTTGCAGCTGGAATAGCGCTTTCACGTAGATTTTTCTTACCTTTTGGTGCTTTTTTAAGTACTAGCGACGGATTACTGAGCGAAGTCAAAAAAAGTATGACACCAATCATTCAAATATTTACACCTATATTTTTCGTTATGGTTGGATTGTCCGTTGATTTGAGCACCATAGATTTCACATCATCCTATTTTTGGACTATGGCTATTTCTTTCATTTTTATAGCTTTTATAAGTAAGTTCCTCGGAGCTTTTTTTATTTTTCAAAAGTCTATAAGAAATAATACTATCATTGGTATATCAATGATACCAAGAGGTGAAGTTGGCCTCATCTTTGCTGAGATGGGAAGAGTAAATGGGATATTAGCAAATGACATTTATGCAATTCTTATTTTTGTAATTATAGTTACCACTGTAATACCTCCATTTTTATTAAAAAAATACTTCAAAGTTGAATGTGTTTAATAAAATTCTTTAGAGGGTGTTTACCCTATGAGAGCTAAGTTCTACTCCGTTTGTATCTATAACATGTACAGCACAGGCCAGACAAGGGTCAAAAGAGTGGATTACTCTTAGTACCTCTAAGGGTGCCTCTCTATCTTGGAGTTTCAAACCAACTAACGCCTCTTCATAAGCGCCTCTAACGCCATCAAAGTTCTTTGGAGTAGCATTCCACGTTGTAGGGGCGATGACAGAGAAGTTTTCTATTTTAGCCTCTTTTATATTTACAAAATGAGAGAGTATCCCACGTGGGACTTCAAAAAAAGCTCTCCCTTTTACATTTTTTTCTAAAGTGTCAAAATCAAACTTCACCCAAGTATCAGTATCGTAATACTTAATGTTTTGTATAAGGTTTGAGACTAATTTAAAAATGTATTCGCATATATAACTACTCTCTATCGCTCTTGCCGCGTTTCTTCCTATGGCTGTCGAGAGGTCCATTAACTCCAGGTCACTATCTTTTAAAAACTCATCCACAAAGGGTTTTATCAGTCCATTTTCTTTTTTATAACTAATGAGCACTCTTGCTAAAGGGCCGGTTTCCATAACCTTACCATCATACCTAGGCGCTTTTATCCAGGAGTATTTATCATCATTTTTTGCAGTTTTTAAAGAGCCGTCTTCATTTAAATCCGTATAGCAAATCTCATTATCAAGTGGATTGTCTTTGTACCATGCACGGTCTATCTCTTCTGTGATTTTACTCTCGTCAAAATCTTCAATGTTTTGAAAATCGTGATTGTATATAACGCCATCGCTAAATAGTTTTCTATCTTCAAACGCATAACCACCAACAGAGATAAAGTTACCATTGGCTCGACCAAGGCCGGCTTTTATATCATCGCGATATGCGATAGCCAGTAACTTCATGTCTGGAAGATAAGCTCTATCTATAAACTCTTTAGCCTCTTTAATGATAAATATATAATCATTAAGCCTTTGAGGATTTAGCATATCCGCTACGCTTGTAACGCCACCAACTACAATGCTTTGAGGGTGTGGCGTTTTACCGCCAAAGATAGCTACGGCCTTGCTAATGTTTGTTTGGAACTTCAGAGCTTCAAGATAGTGAGAAAGGAGTATAAGATTTTGCTCAGAGCTAAGTTTATACTCGCTGTGTCCCCAGTAACCATTTGCAAACGGTCCTAACTTTCCTGATTTAACAAAGTTTGCAAGTTTTTCTAAAACAGATTCATAGTGAGAGTGGGAGTTTCTATATGGCTGTTTATGATACTTATGAGCTTCTTTAGATGTGAGTTTTGCATCAGCGTTTAACGCGCTTACAACGTCTACAAAGTCTAAAGAGTGAAGATGATAAAAATGCACTACATGATCTTGAATAAAAAGTGCCATGGCCATCAAGTCTCTTATAATCTCAGCATTTTTAGGAAGTGTTAGACTGTATGCGTCTTCAACGGACGTAACCGCTGCTCGAAAATGAGAGTTGGTACAAACGCCACAGATTCTTCCAGCTAAAAGTCCCGCATCTCTTGGGTCTCTATCTTTAAGAATAATCTCTATTCCTCGAAAAAGCTGTCCACTTACAAAGGCGTCTTGAATTACATTATCTTCATCTACTTCTACTTCAACTCTAAGGTGCCCCTCTATTCTTGTAATGGGATCAATAACAATTTTTTTAGTGGTCATTACTTCTTCTCCTCATCTTCATACTTGCGTTCATTTGCAAACTTATCCACAAATCCAAGTTCGGTACAGCCCATGCATCCATGTCCAGCTTGAACAGGCCAACTAGTGCCACCATTAAATTTCATAGTAGGACAATTTACGTTAGCATATGGACCCTTACAACCCATCTCAAAAAGACAGTATCCCTTTTTAGCGCCATCGTCTCCCCACTCTTGTACAAACTCTCCTAGCTCATAGTGACCACGTCTCTCACAGTTATCATGAACCCTACCCTCATAAGCCCATAAAGGACGATTAAACTTATCTAGAGCTGGTAACTCTTCAAACATGACATATGATAGAAGCGTACCAACTATATTTGTAGGATTAGTCGGACAGCCTGGAAGATTAATAATATCATCTCTATTTAGAGCTTCACTTACGCCTACCGCTCCTGTTGGATTTGGCTCAGCCGCTACTATCCCTCCATCTAAAGCACATGAACCAACCGCTATAACAAGAGCTGCGTCTTTAGCACACTTTTGAAGTAGAGCTATACCAGTTTCGCCTTTTGGACCAATGCGAAGAAACTTTCCATCCATTGCCATAGGGATAGCACCTTCAACTATTAAAATATACTCACCCTTTTGAGTATTTATAATATCTTCTAAAATAGTCTCACTTCTATCACCACTCGCACTCATCAAGAGTTCATGGTAATCAAGTGATATATAGTCAAATATGAGATCTTCTATAGCGGGATTTGTAGATTTTATAAAGGCTTCAGAGTTTCCACTACAGTCAGCCAACTCCAACCAAATGATAGGTACTTTATTGAGATTACAAAGAGCGCCTTCAACGACTTGCTCAAAACTTGGATGGAGTTGCATATTTGCAGTTACCATCGATATCCAACTATTGACCTCTGACTTAGCAATGTCTAATGAGTCCATTGCGGCATCAAGGTTTTCTACACTTAATTCATTTCTAGGATTGATGGAATTAAACTTCTCTATTCTACGACGGACTGTTTCTATCTCTTTTTCTCTTTTTATATCGTCTGGAGTTTTTCGAACTATGCTTTTATCTATAAGGCCTTGAGAATCTTTTATGATATCTTGAACCATAACCTTACATCTACCACACACTCTTCCCGCTTGTGAGAAGCCTGAGAGTTCACTAAATGAGCTTACACCACTCTGGGCGACTATATCAACTATATCTTGTTGGTAAGTATGTTCACAACTACAAACCAATCTACCTCTTTCGCCTATGAGTCTATTTTGATATAGATAATTTATATCTACCTCTTCTTGCGTCTCCATAAGTTTTTGTATATATCCAACGTCAACATTAGAGTTAATCCCTATAAATCGCGTT encodes the following:
- a CDS encoding cation:proton antiporter, coding for MEVHDFFLTLFLILIVARFLGELFARIGIPSVLGELFAGILLGSSILGIVQPTEVLKILAEIGIILLLFEVGIETDYTRLKNAGKKSFVVAILGVILPFVFGFLTSYYIFELSFDISLFISGTLTATSIGITVRVLKDIKMENTNIAHIVIGAAVIDDIIGIILLVFIYDFSISHETSYQHTLSVTFMVLAFLVLAPILARILSYIIERFHGKDLVPGYIPTIIISLILLFSYFSHLVGAPAILGSFAAGIALSRRFFLPFGAFLSTSDGLLSEVKKSMTPIIQIFTPIFFVMVGLSVDLSTIDFTSSYFWTMAISFIFIAFISKFLGAFFIFQKSIRNNTIIGISMIPRGEVGLIFAEMGRVNGILANDIYAILIFVIIVTTVIPPFLLKKYFKVECV
- a CDS encoding nickel-dependent hydrogenase large subunit codes for the protein MTTKKIVIDPITRIEGHLRVEVEVDEDNVIQDAFVSGQLFRGIEIILKDRDPRDAGLLAGRICGVCTNSHFRAAVTSVEDAYSLTLPKNAEIIRDLMAMALFIQDHVVHFYHLHSLDFVDVVSALNADAKLTSKEAHKYHKQPYRNSHSHYESVLEKLANFVKSGKLGPFANGYWGHSEYKLSSEQNLILLSHYLEALKFQTNISKAVAIFGGKTPHPQSIVVGGVTSVADMLNPQRLNDYIFIIKEAKEFIDRAYLPDMKLLAIAYRDDIKAGLGRANGNFISVGGYAFEDRKLFSDGVIYNHDFQNIEDFDESKITEEIDRAWYKDNPLDNEICYTDLNEDGSLKTAKNDDKYSWIKAPRYDGKVMETGPLARVLISYKKENGLIKPFVDEFLKDSDLELMDLSTAIGRNAARAIESSYICEYIFKLVSNLIQNIKYYDTDTWVKFDFDTLEKNVKGRAFFEVPRGILSHFVNIKEAKIENFSVIAPTTWNATPKNFDGVRGAYEEALVGLKLQDREAPLEVLRVIHSFDPCLACAVHVIDTNGVELSSHRVNTL
- a CDS encoding hydrogenase small subunit yields the protein MRVVIVGGGIAAVYLANTLKKKDSSLEVMILSDEKFPPYDRIHLCRLVDDDNLNDEIALYLDPTVNLELNQKIDRVDKKAKRVFSSTSMFSYDKLIIATGSLPISLFNIDNITNAAVFRSADDCQIIKQADSTSNFVMIGSGPISLELLETLNSVENVKKITLIVRGEHLYDKNLSSDSIKTIEKCYTSGGKIEISYNDEIVDTTIENEKITLLKTKKLSFKNPFLLFGTGIKPNIESFKDTFKCNKGILTNDYMQTDDESVYAVGECAEVQSNNFVAGHVKDCTLQADCAISHILGSKLQEFKREVSIDMLKVGEFDLVDVNSPNFAQGFEKIVIASKKDNRIDEYFLNNDKLTRFIGINSNVDVGYIQKLMETQEEVDINYLYQNRLIGERGRLVCSCEHTYQQDIVDIVAQSGVSSFSELSGFSQAGRVCGRCKVMVQDIIKDSQGLIDKSIVRKTPDDIKREKEIETVRRRIEKFNSINPRNELSVENLDAAMDSLDIAKSEVNSWISMVTANMQLHPSFEQVVEGALCNLNKVPIIWLELADCSGNSEAFIKSTNPAIEDLIFDYISLDYHELLMSASGDRSETILEDIINTQKGEYILIVEGAIPMAMDGKFLRIGPKGETGIALLQKCAKDAALVIAVGSCALDGGIVAAEPNPTGAVGVSEALNRDDIINLPGCPTNPTNIVGTLLSYVMFEELPALDKFNRPLWAYEGRVHDNCERRGHYELGEFVQEWGDDGAKKGYCLFEMGCKGPYANVNCPTMKFNGGTSWPVQAGHGCMGCTELGFVDKFANERKYEDEEKK